One Cydia pomonella isolate Wapato2018A chromosome 14, ilCydPomo1, whole genome shotgun sequence DNA segment encodes these proteins:
- the LOC133525308 gene encoding uncharacterized protein LOC133525308 has protein sequence MNCKRSPPCAYTESSHLSGTALVQASWSSSYARRATCARPASGTKESARSSLRRSPATSAACSASCSRRSPPCAYTESSHLSGTALVQASWSSSYARRATCARPASGTKESARSSLRRSPATSAACSASCSRRSPPCAYTESSHLSGTALVQASWSSSYARRATCARPASGTKESARSSLRRSPATSAACSASCSRRSPPCAYTESSHLSGTALVQASWSSSYARRATCARPASGTKESARSSLRRSPATSAACSASCSRRSPPCAYTESSHLSGTALVQASWSSSYARRATCARPASGTKESARSSLRRSPATSAACSASCSRRSPPCAYTESSHLSGTALVQASWSSSYARRATCARPASGTKESARSSLRRSPATSAACSASCSRRSPPCAYTESSHLSGTALVQASWSSSYARRATCARPASGTKESARSSLRRSPATSAACSASCSRRSPPCAYTESSHLSGTALVQASWSSSYARRATCARPASGTKESARSSLRRSPATSAACSASCSRRSPPCAYTESSHLSGTALVQASWSSSYARRATCARPASGTKESARSSLRRSPATSAACSASCSRRSPPCAYTESSHLSGTALVQASWSSSYARRATCARPASGTKESARSSLRRSPATSAACSASCSRRSPPCAYTESSHLSGTALVQASWSSSYARRATCARPASGTKESARSSLRRSPATSAACSASCSRRSPPCAYTESSHLSGTALVQASWSSSYARRATCARPASGTKESARSSLRRSPATSAACSASCSRRSPPCAYTESSHLSGTALVQASWSSSYARRATCARPASGTKESARSSLRRSPATSAACSASCSRRSPPCAYTESSHLSGTALVQASWSSSYARRATCARPASGTKESARSSLRRSPATSAACSASCSRRSPPCAYTESSHLSGTALVQASWSSSYARRATCARPASGTKESARSSLRRSPATSAACSASCSRRSPPCAYTESSHLSGTALVQASWSSSYARRATCARPASGTKESARSSLRRSPATSAACSASCSRRSPPCAYTESSHLSGTALVQASWSSSYARRATCARPASGTKESARSSLRRSPATSAACSASCSRRSPPCAYTESSHLSGTALVQASWSSSYARRATCARPASGTKESARSSLRRSPATSAACSASCSRRSPPCAYTESSHLSGTALVQASWSSSYARRATCARPASGTKESARSSLRRSPATSAACSASCSRRSPPCAYTESSHLSGTALVQASWSSSYARRATCARPASGTKESARSSLRRSPATSAACSASCSRRSPSCAYTESSHLSGTALVQASWSSSYARRATCARPASGTKESARSSLRRSPATSAACSASCSRRSPPCAYTESSHLSGTALVQASWSSSYARRATCARPASGTKESARSSLRRSPATSAACSASCSRRSPPCAYTESSHLSGTALVQASWSSSYARRATCARPASGTKESARSSLRRSPATSAACSASCSRRSPSCASRSSTISSRRAAYLVTHFFNLKLEPIQVFLGDETSSVRTLNNGLPQGSVLAPLLFNIYVHDLPNTVSRKFGYADDLALITQHHKTDSIEPILQRDLEALDDFFTRWRLCPNPSKTEVCCFHLNNKLAERTLTVKFKGTILKHNPHPKYLGVTLDRNLEGFGRKRLKSRNPPALRIENSLTTRTLEEAWTAEWEALRDHANPFSALPLRVSPVGFKEPRRVWSALNRLRTGVGNCGHHWSKWGWSSSPACNCGHPDQTINHIILECPLTGYTGHVDDFKILSEEAVAYLGRAKF, from the exons ATGAATTGT AAACGCTCGCCGCCGTGCGCCTACACCGAGAGTAGTCACCTGTCCGGCACGGCTCTAGTCCAGGCGTCCTGGTCGTCGTCGTACGCCAGGCGCGCGACCTGCGCGCGGCCCGCCAGCGGCACGAAGGAGTCGGCCAGGAGCAGCCTGCGCCGGAGCCCCGCCACCAGCGCGGCCTGCAGCGCCTCGTGCTCGCGCCGCTCGCCGCCGTGCGCCTACACCGAGAGTAGTCACCTGTCCGGCACGGCTCTAGTCCAGGCGTCCTGGTCGTCGTCGTACGCCAGGCGCGCGACCTGCGCGCGGCCCGCCAGCGGCACGAAGGAGTCGGCCAGGAGCAGCCTGCGCCGGAGCCCCGCCACCAGCGCGGCCTGCAGCGCCTCGTGCTCGCGCCGCTCGCCGCCGTGCGCCTACACCGAGAGTAGTCACCTGTCCGGCACGGCTCTAGTCCAGGCGTCCTGGTCGTCGTCGTACGCCAGGCGCGCGACCTGCGCGCGGCCCGCCAGCGGCACGAAGGAGTCGGCCAGGAGCAGCCTGCGCCGGAGCCCCGCCACCAGCGCGGCCTGCAGCGCCTCGTGCTCGCGCCGCTCGCCGCCGTGCGCCTACACCGAGAGTAGTCACCTGTCCGGCACGGCTCTAGTCCAGGCGTCCTGGTCGTCGTCGTACGCCAGGCGCGCGACCTGCGCGCGGCCCGCCAGCGGCACGAAGGAGTCGGCCAGGAGCAGCCTGCGCCGGAGCCCCGCCACCAGCGCGGCCTGCAGCGCCTCGTGCTCGCGCCGCTCGCCGCCGTGCGCCTACACCGAGAGTAGTCACCTGTCCGGCACGGCTCTAGTCCAGGCGTCCTGGTCGTCGTCGTACGCCAGGCGCGCGACCTGCGCGCGGCCCGCCAGCGGCACGAAGGAGTCGGCCAGGAGCAGCCTGCGCCGGAGCCCCGCCACCAGCGCGGCCTGCAGCGCCTCGTGCTCGCGCCGCTCGCCGCCGTGCGCCTACACCGAGAGTAGTCACCTGTCCGGCACGGCTCTAGTCCAGGCGTCCTGGTCGTCGTCGTACGCCAGGCGCGCGACCTGCGCGCGGCCCGCCAGCGGCACGAAGGAGTCGGCCAGGAGCAGCCTGCGCCGGAGCCCCGCCACCAGCGCGGCCTGCAGCGCCTCGTGCTCGCGCCGCTCGCCGCCGTGCGCCTACACCGAGAGTAGTCACCTGTCCGGCACGGCTCTAGTCCAGGCGTCCTGGTCGTCGTCGTACGCCAGGCGCGCGACCTGCGCGCGGCCCGCCAGCGGCACGAAGGAGTCGGCCAGGAGCAGCCTGCGCCGGAGCCCCGCCACCAGCGCGGCCTGCAGCGCCTCGTGCTCGCGCCGCTCGCCGCCGTGCGCCTACACCGAGAGTAGTCACCTGTCCGGCACGGCTCTAGTCCAGGCGTCCTGGTCGTCGTCGTACGCCAGGCGCGCGACCTGCGCGCGGCCCGCCAGCGGCACGAAGGAGTCGGCCAGGAGCAGCCTGCGCCGGAGCCCCGCCACCAGCGCGGCCTGCAGCGCCTCGTGCTCGCGCCGCTCGCCGCCGTGCGCCTACACCGAGAGTAGTCACCTGTCCGGCACGGCTCTAGTCCAGGCGTCCTGGTCGTCGTCGTACGCCAGGCGCGCGACCTGCGCGCGGCCCGCCAGCGGCACGAAGGAGTCGGCCAGGAGCAGCCTGCGCCGGAGCCCCGCCACCAGCGCGGCCTGCAGCGCCTCGTGCTCGCGCCGCTCGCCGCCGTGCGCCTACACCGAGAGTAGTCACCTGTCCGGCACGGCTCTAGTCCAGGCGTCCTGGTCGTCGTCGTACGCCAGGCGCGCGACCTGCGCGCGGCCCGCCAGCGGCACGAAGGAGTCGGCCAGGAGCAGCCTGCGCCGGAGCCCCGCCACCAGCGCGGCCTGCAGCGCCTCGTGCTCGCGCCGCTCGCCGCCGTGCGCCTACACCGAGAGTAGTCACCTGTCCGGCACGGCTCTAGTCCAGGCGTCCTGGTCGTCGTCGTACGCCAGGCGCGCGACCTGCGCGCGGCCCGCCAGCGGCACGAAGGAGTCGGCCAGGAGCAGCCTGCGCCGGAGCCCCGCCACCAGCGCGGCCTGCAGCGCCTCGTGCTCGCGCCGCTCGCCGCCGTGCGCCTACACCGAGAGTAGTCACCTGTCCGGCACGGCTCTAGTCCAGGCGTCCTGGTCGTCGTCGTACGCCAGGCGCGCGACCTGCGCGCGGCCCGCCAGCGGCACGAAGGAGTCGGCCAGGAGCAGCCTGCGCCGGAGCCCCGCCACCAGCGCGGCCTGCAGCGCCTCGTGCTCGCGCCGCTCGCCGCCGTGCGCCTACACCGAGAGTAGTCACCTGTCCGGCACGGCTCTAGTCCAGGCGTCCTGGTCGTCGTCGTACGCCAGGCGCGCGACCTGCGCGCGGCCCGCCAGCGGCACGAAGGAGTCGGCCAGGAGCAGCCTGCGCCGGAGCCCCGCCACCAGCGCGGCCTGCAGCGCCTCGTGCTCGCGCCGCTCGCCGCCGTGCGCCTACACCGAGAGTAGTCACCTGTCCGGCACGGCTCTAGTCCAGGCGTCCTGGTCGTCGTCGTACGCCAGGCGCGCGACCTGCGCGCGGCCCGCCAGCGGCACGAAGGAGTCGGCCAGGAGCAGCCTGCGCCGGAGCCCCGCCACCAGCGCGGCCTGCAGCGCCTCGTGCTCGCGCCGCTCGCCGCCGTGCGCCTACACCGAGAGTAGTCACCTGTCCGGCACGGCTCTAGTCCAGGCGTCCTGGTCGTCGTCGTACGCCAGGCGCGCGACCTGCGCGCGGCCCGCCAGCGGCACGAAGGAGTCGGCCAGGAGCAGCCTGCGCCGGAGCCCCGCCACCAGCGCGGCCTGCAGCGCCTCGTGCTCGCGCCGCTCGCCGCCGTGCGCCTACACCGAGAGTAGTCACCTGTCCGGCACGGCTCTAGTCCAGGCGTCCTGGTCGTCGTCGTACGCCAGGCGCGCGACCTGCGCGCGGCCCGCCAGCGGCACGAAGGAGTCGGCCAGGAGCAGCCTGCGCCGGAGCCCCGCCACCAGCGCGGCCTGCAGCGCCTCGTGCTCGCGCCGCTCGCCGCCGTGCGCCTACACCGAGAGTAGTCACCTGTCCGGCACGGCTCTAGTCCAGGCGTCCTGGTCGTCGTCGTACGCCAGGCGCGCGACCTGCGCGCGGCCCGCCAGCGGCACGAAGGAGTCGGCCAGGAGCAGCCTGCGCCGGAGCCCCGCCACCAGCGCGGCCTGCAGCGCCTCGTGCTCGCGCCGCTCGCCGCCGTGCGCCTACACCGAGAGTAGTCACCTGTCCGGCACGGCTCTAGTCCAGGCGTCCTGGTCGTCGTCGTACGCCAGGCGCGCGACCTGCGCGCGGCCCGCCAGCGGCACGAAGGAGTCGGCCAGGAGCAGCCTGCGCCGGAGCCCCGCCACCAGCGCGGCCTGCAGCGCCTCGTGCTCGCGCCGCTCGCCGCCGTGCGCCTACACCGAGAGTAGTCACCTGTCCGGCACGGCTCTAGTCCAGGCGTCCTGGTCGTCGTCGTACGCCAGGCGCGCGACCTGCGCGCGGCCCGCCAGCGGCACGAAGGAGTCGGCCAGGAGCAGCCTGCGCCGGAGCCCCGCCACCAGCGCGGCCTGCAGCGCCTCGTGCTCGCGCCGCTCGCCGCCGTGCGCCTACACCGAGAGTAGTCACCTGTCCGGCACGGCTCTAGTCCAGGCGTCCTGGTCGTCGTCGTACGCCAGGCGCGCGACCTGCGCGCGGCCCGCCAGCGGCACGAAGGAGTCGGCCAGGAGCAGCCTGCGCCGGAGCCCCGCCACCAGCGCGGCCTGCAGCGCCTCGTGCTCGCGCCGCTCGCCGTCGTGCGCCTACACCGAGAGTAGTCACCTGTCCGGCACGGCTCTAGTCCAGGCGTCCTGGTCGTCGTCGTACGCCAGGCGCGCGACCTGCGCGCGGCCCGCCAGCGGCACGAAGGAGTCGGCCAGGAGCAGCCTGCGCCGGAGCCCCGCCACCAGCGCGGCCTGCAGCGCCTCGTGCTCGCGCCGCTCGCCGCCGTGCGCCTACACCGAGAGTAGTCACCTGTCCGGCACGGCTCTAGTCCAGGCGTCCTGGTCGTCGTCGTACGCCAGGCGCGCGACCTGCGCGCGGCCCGCCAGCGGCACGAAGGAGTCGGCCAGGAGCAGCCTGCGCCGGAGCCCCGCCACCAGCGCGGCCTGCAGCGCCTCGTGCTCGCGCCGCTCGCCGCCGTGCGCCTACACCGAGAGTAGTCACCTGTCCGGCACGGCTCTAGTCCAGGCGTCCTGGTCGTCGTCGTACGCCAGGCGCGCGACCTGCGCGCGGCCCGCCAGCGGCACGAAGGAGTCGGCCAGGAGCAGCCTGCGCCGGAGCCCCGCCACCAGCGCGGCCTGCAGCGCCTCGTGCTCGCGCCGCTCGCCGTCGTGCGCCTCGCGGAGCTCCACCATCTCTTCGCGGAGAGCCGCGTATTTGGTCACGCATTTCTTTAATCTGAAATTGGA GCCGATACAGGTTTTCCTGGGTGATGAAACCAGCAGCGTCAGAACACTAAACAACGGGCTACCGCAGGGTTCTGTCCTAGCCCCTCTCCTGTTTAATATCTACGTGCATGACCTTCCCAATACTGTGTCACGTAAATTCGGATATGCCGACGACCTGGCTCTGATCACTCAACACCACAAAACGGATTCCATCGAACCAATTCTACAAAGAGACCTGGAAGCCCTTGATGACTTTTTCACCCGGTGGCGCCTCTGCCCTAACCCAAGCAAGACGGAAGTCTGCTGCTTCCATCTTAACAATAAGCTTGCAGAAAGAACACTGACCGTCAAGTTTAAGGGCACAATACTTAAACATAATCCGCACCCCAAGTACCTTGGAGTTACTCTAGACAGAA ACCTCGAGGGCTTCGGAAGAAAACGTCTTAAATCCCGAAACCCGCCTGCATTACGGATTGAAAACTCCCTGACCACCCGTACCCTGGAGGAGGCATGGACCGCAGAATGGGAAGCCCTCAGGGACCACGCAAACCCCTTCTCTGCTCTACCCCTGCGAGTATCCCCAGTGGGATTCAAGGAACCGCGCCGGGTGTGGTCTGCTCTTAACCGCTTAAGAACAGGAGTTGGCAACTGCGGCCACCACTGGTCCAAATGGGGCTGGAGCTCCTCTCCTGCCTGTAACTGCGGGCACCCAGACCAGACCATCAACCACATCATTCTGGAGTGCCCCCTTACTGGATACACAGGCCATGTAGATGATTTTAAGATCCTATCAGAAGAAGCGGTCGCGTACCTAGGAAGGGCGAAATTCTAA
- the LOC133525309 gene encoding uncharacterized protein LOC133525309, translating into MNFDDSWLCVEPLTVRPVAGAGRRPTCAAAAGGAAPARRRAENLLDLAPLPLPPTTRAYVPPAPRLQRRTCWTWRPSPCRPPPAPTCRPRRACRGYVRLANTYRAENLLDLAPLPCRPPPAPTCRPRRACRGYVRLANTYRAENLLDLAPLPLPPTTRAYVPPAPRLQRNLLDLAPLPLPPTTRAYVPPAPRLQRRTCWTWRPSPCRPPPAPTCRPRRACRGYVRLANTYRAENLLDLAPLPLPPTTRAYVPPAPRLQRRTCWTWRPSPCRPPPAPTCRPRRACRGYVRLANTYRAENLLDLAPLPLPPTTRAYVPPAPRLQRRTCWTWRPSPCRPPPAPTCRPRRACRGYVRLANTYRAENLLDLAPLPLPPTTRAYVPPAPRLQRRTCWTWRPSPCRPPPAPTCRPRRACRGYVRLANTYRAENLLDLAPLPLPPTTRAYVPPAPRLQRRTCWTWRPSPCRPPPAPTCRPRRACRGYVRLANTYRAENLLDLAPLPLPPTTRAYVPPAPRLQRRTCWTWRPSPCRRPPAPTCRPRRACRGYVRLANTYRAENLLDLAPLPLPPTTRAYVPPAPRLQRVCPPC; encoded by the exons ATGAATTTTGACGATAGTTGGTTATG cGTGGAGCCGCTAACCGTCCGGCCCGTGGCCGGCGCGGGGCGGCGCCCCACGTGCGCCGCGGCGGCGGGGGGCGCCGCCCCCGCGCGGCGCCGCGCAGAGAACCTGCTGGACCTGGCGCCCCTCCCCCTGCCGCCCACCACCCGCGCCTACgtgccgcccgcgccgcgcctgcaGAGG AGAACCTGCTGGACCTGGCGCCCCTCCCCCTGCCGCCCACCACCCGCGCCTACgtgccgcccgcgccgcgcctgcaGAGGGTATGTCCGCCTTGCTAACACTTACCGCGCAGAGAACCTGCTGGACCTGGCGCCCCTCCCCTGCCGCCCACCACCCGCGCCTACgtgccgcccgcgccgcgcctgcaGAGGGTATGTCCGCCTTGCTAACACTTACCGCGCAGAGAACCTGCTGGACCTGGCGCCCCTCCCCCTGCCGCCCACCACCCGCGCCTACgtgccgcccgcgccgcgcctgcaGAGG AACCTGCTGGACCTGGCGCCCCTCCCCCTGCCGCCCACCACCCGCGCCTACgtgccgcccgcgccgcgcctgcaGAGG AGAACCTGCTGGACCTGGCGCCCCTCCCCCTGCCGCCCACCACCCGCGCCTACgtgccgcccgcgccgcgcctgcaGAGGGTATGTCCGCCTTGCTAACACTTACCGCGCAGAGAACCTGCTGGACCTGGCGCCCCTCCCCCTGCCGCCCACCACCCGCGCCTACgtgccgcccgcgccgcgcctgcaGAGG AGAACCTGCTGGACCTGGCGCCCCTCCCCCTGCCGCCCACCACCCGCGCCTACgtgccgcccgcgccgcgcctgcaGAGGGTATGTCCGCCTTGCTAACACTTACCGCGCAGAGAACCTGCTGGACCTGGCGCCCCTCCCCCTGCCGCCCACCACCCGCGCCTACgtgccgcccgcgccgcgcctgcaGAGG AGAACCTGCTGGACCTGGCGCCCCTCCCCCTGCCGCCCACCACCCGCGCCTACgtgccgcccgcgccgcgcctgcaGAGGGTATGTCCGCCTTGCTAACACTTACCGCGCAGAGAACCTGCTGGACCTGGCGCCCCTCCCCCTGCCGCCCACCACCCGCGCCTACgtgccgcccgcgccgcgcctgcaGAGG AGAACCTGCTGGACCTGGCGCCCCTCCCCCTGCCGCCCACCACCCGCGCCTACgtgccgcccgcgccgcgcctgcaGAGGGTATGTCCGCCTTGCTAACACTTACCGCGCAGAGAACCTGCTGGACCTGGCGCCCCTCCCCCTGCCGCCCACCACCCGCGCCTACgtgccgcccgcgccgcgcctgcaGAGG AGAACCTGCTGGACCTGGCGCCCCTCCCCCTGCCGCCCACCACCCGCGCCTACgtgccgcccgcgccgcgcctgcaGAGGGTATGTCCGCCTTGCTAACACTTACCGCGCAGAGAACCTGCTGGACCTGGCGCCCCTCCCCCTGCCGCCCACCACCCGCGCCTACgtgccgcccgcgccgcgcctgcaGAGG AGAACCTGCTGGACCTGGCGCCCCTCCCCCTGCCGCCGACCACCCGCGCCTACgtgccgcccgcgccgcgcctgcaGAGGGTATGTCCGCCTTGCTAACACTTACCGCGCAGAGAACCTGCTGGACCTGGCGCCCCTCCCCCTGCCGCCCACCACCCGCGCCTACgtgccgcccgcgccgcgcctgcaGAGGGTATGTCCGCCTTGCTAA
- the LOC133524680 gene encoding uncharacterized protein LOC133524680 encodes MSALLTLTAQRTCWTWRPSPCRPPPAPTCRPRRACRGYVRLANTYRAENLLDLAPLPLPPTTRAYVPPAPRLQRSMESSMKKSPELEAPAAAVAVRKASARPARPGTAHHRLGTAGVR; translated from the exons ATGTCCGCCTTGCTAACACTTACCGCGCAGAGAACCTGCTGGACCTGGCGCCCCTCCCCCTGCCGCCCACCACCCGCGCCTACgtgccgcccgcgccgcgcctgcaGAGGGTATGTCCGCCTTGCTAACACTTACCGCGCAGAGAACCTGCTGGACCTGGCGCCCCTCCCCCTGCCGCCCACCACCCGCGCCTACgtgccgcccgcgccgcgcctgcaGAGG TCAATGGAGAGCTCGATGAAGAAGTCTCCGGAGCTGGAGGCGCCGGCGGCCGCGGTGGCCGTGCGCAAGGCCAGCGCGAGGCCCGCGCGGCCCGGCACCGCGCACCACCGCCTCGGCACGGCCGGCGTGCGGTAG
- the LOC133524674 gene encoding uncharacterized protein LOC133524674, whose protein sequence is MSGKLQDYQVLDVLCGGTFYKVRHKVTNDIFAWKAYDCTAYSNEQLRGVALDADAVNKACGGAAALLRVHDTVLHAPSRTLYFVLEHSAWRSLAELIDTCVSADKCASEAFVWHLLLELARACRALQNAKLSVLRVCLSPATVLVEEGGTVRFHCCEPAAAPGAPTAPILRQLGDLLSALCAAPRADKNSQYSDDLLHIIGFLIDERNSNLHPDVILYHPTVLANIETFSRPKHLSEILVSVDYSHSTSVNKCDSEKAVELSRAVQPAPRSSKSQESPIYCNITPKKYCNKDILESNSPQGQLSPTIAALALELPGFVPRSRKAITGALETYTAAQQVTENTLSQQWMSRLIALRQREHSLNQRERDLIAKEILNSPATKIIPLNDFEVPDIRESNGITLPPMITQAEDRQWVSRRHRRTSSARLKNRRKTFAYEDLDSSLSADNGDGSMIITATKFTKDNMPRNLFPEPAKKVHFTPVNPFAESDESVTLTFYELENVDKEGYQVPRQQEQVVKDISKFKYLDLEKVTSEKRAAMPWSHSSPSKQAKISQTLFSDITNTKGNLRKTPSKSSITSKGSSISRFSIASSKSQWSMDSSSKASDGSISDRTRASIRQSLAQTPIAPDAKKKSRKSLLPFKTPFKFITTKI, encoded by the coding sequence ATGTCGGGTAAACTGCAGGACTATCAAGTTTTAGACGTTCTGTGCGGCGGCACGTTCTACAAAGTGCGGCACAAGGTCACCAACGACATATTCGCATGGAAGGCTTACGATTGCACTGCGTACTCTAACGAGCAGCTACGGGGCGTCGCGCTCGATGCGGATGCGGTAAACAAAGCCTGCGGTGGCGCTGCGGCCCTGTTGCGCGTGCACGACACGGTGCTGCACGCGCCCTCGCGCACGCTGTACTTCGTGCTGGAGCACAGCGCCTGGCGCAGCCTCGCCGAGCTCATCGACACCTGCGTCTCTGCCGACAAGTGCGCCTCGGAGGCTTTCGTGTGGCACTTGCTTCTAGAGCTGGCTCGCGCGTGCCGGGCCCTGCAGAATGCTAAACTCTCCGTCCTACGTGTCTGCCTCTCGCCAGCTACGGTTCTTGTCGAAGAGGGCGGTACAGTGCGTTTTCATTGTTGTGAGCCAGCGGCGGCGCCCGGGGCGCCTACCGCTCCCATCTTGCGGCAACTCGGCGACCTGCTAAGTGCTTTGTgcgccgcgccccgcgccgacAAGAACTCTCAATACAGCGATGATCTTCTCCATATTATCGGCTTCCTCATAGATGAACGGAATTCGAATCTACATCCAGACGTCATACTATACCATCCCACGGTGCTTGCTAACATCGAAACGTTCTCACGTCCCAAACATTTGAGTGAAATACTTGTCTCGGTTGATTACTCACATTCCACATCAGTGAACAAGTGTGACTCTGAGAAGGCTGTGGAGTTGAGCAGGGCTGTGCAACCCGCGCCACGGTCCTCGAAATCGCAGGAGAGCCCTATCTACTGCAATATTAcaccaaaaaaatattgcaacAAAGACATTTTAGAGTCAAACTCGCCTCAAGGCCAGTTATCTCCCACTATAGCCGCCTTGGCTCTTGAGCTGCCAGGATTCGTTCCTCGCAGCCGAAAGGCGATAACTGGAGCCCTGGAAACATACACTGCTGCTCAGCAAGTGACAGAAAACACTCTGAGCCAGCAATGGATGTCTCGCCTTATTGCACTAAGACAAAGGGAACACAGTCTCAATCAGAGGGAAAGAGACCTCATTGCAAAAGAGATTTTGAATAGTCCTGCTACTAAGATCATTCCTCTGAATGATTTTGAGGTGCCAGACATTAGGGAGAGTAATGGGATCACCCTGCCTCCTATGATAACACAAGCAGAGGACAGACAGTGGGTGTCGCGCCGCCACAGAAGAACTAGCTCAGCGCGTCTCAAAAATCGGCGAAAAACGTTCGCATACGAGGACTTGGACAGCTCTCTGTCTGCTGACAATGGAGATGGCAGCATGATCATCACAGCCACCAAGTTCACCAAGGACAATATGCCTCGGAACTTGTTTCCTGAACCGGCTAAGAAAGTGCACTTTACCCCAGTGAATCCTTTTGCAGAGAGTGATGAAAGTGTGACTCTGACCTTCTACGAGTTAGAAAATGTGGACAAGGAAGGCTACCAGGTGCCAAGACAGCAGGAGCAAGTGGTCAAAGACATTTCTAAGTTCAAATACCTAGATTTAGAGAAGGTGACCTCTGAGAAAAGAGCAGCTATGCCCTGGAGCCACTCATCACCTTCCAAGCAGGCCAAGATCTCACAGACTCTATTCTCAGATATCACCAATACAAAAGGGAATTTAAGAAAAACTCCATCAAAGTCGAGCATTACTTCAAAAGGGTCAAGTATCTCGAGATTTTCTATAGCCTCAAGCAAAAGCCAGTGGAGTATGGACTCCAGTAGCAAGGCTAGTGATGGCAGCATCTCTGACAGGACTCGCGCGAGCATCCGGCAGTCCTTAGCGCAGACCCCCATAGCCCCTGATGCTAAAAAGAAAAGCAGAAAGTCTCTGCTGCCTTTCAAGACACCATTTAAATTCATCACAACTAAAATTTGA